One segment of uncultured Desulfovibrio sp. DNA contains the following:
- a CDS encoding polysaccharide biosynthesis/export family protein, which translates to MKYAFFSLLLLALCLSARPAPAADSPTPYGANLFQGNFSKGSTDAGNRQIMPGDRIVLRLWGGSLTVDDTLTVDSAGHVSLPGVGDMMVAGLAYSRLNDAIKSKLAASGHGDSQIYVAPLDNQPVSLFITGNVARPGRYSGTPGDTVLAFLDKAGGIDPRRGSYRDIELTRGGRVVQTFDLYPFIQRGDLPQIRFMDGDTLVVRDKGPTVSVAGVVRNSALFELRPGKTSGKELLRLADPENTASHISLKGIRNGTPYNTYLPLRELDGLILQDGDQLTFMADNPGNTLTVQVQGAVRGARSFPVRRGARLGEVLQFIAVEPGRANIEGIHIKRKSVAQQQKKAIADGLRRLEESALTASSSSSEETQIRAKEAEMISKFVERAKTVEPEGIVVLGNGDKVGDLALEDGDVIVIPAKSDVVLVNGEVMMPQAMLWDEDKDLDDYIKGAGGYNNRADQEHVLVMHQNGSVSHDADDIHAGDQILVLPRVESKNMQAVKDVSTVLMQVAVSAGTVLRLATGL; encoded by the coding sequence ATGAAATATGCCTTTTTTTCCCTGCTGCTTCTGGCGCTCTGCCTGTCTGCCCGGCCCGCCCCCGCCGCCGACAGCCCGACCCCCTACGGGGCCAATCTGTTTCAGGGCAACTTCAGCAAGGGCAGCACCGATGCCGGCAACCGGCAGATCATGCCCGGCGACCGCATCGTCCTTCGGCTGTGGGGCGGCAGCCTGACCGTGGATGACACCCTGACCGTGGATTCCGCCGGTCATGTGTCCCTTCCTGGCGTGGGGGACATGATGGTGGCCGGTCTGGCCTACAGCCGTCTTAATGATGCCATCAAGAGCAAACTGGCTGCCTCTGGCCATGGCGACAGCCAGATCTATGTGGCTCCGCTGGACAATCAGCCCGTGTCCCTCTTCATCACCGGCAATGTGGCCCGGCCAGGCCGCTACAGTGGCACTCCCGGCGATACGGTGCTGGCCTTTCTGGACAAGGCCGGCGGCATTGACCCCCGGCGCGGCAGCTATCGTGACATCGAGCTGACACGCGGGGGCAGAGTAGTGCAGACCTTTGACCTCTATCCCTTTATCCAGCGCGGCGATCTGCCGCAGATCCGCTTTATGGATGGCGATACCCTGGTGGTGCGAGACAAGGGCCCCACGGTCAGCGTGGCCGGCGTGGTGCGCAACAGTGCCCTGTTCGAGCTGCGGCCGGGCAAGACATCCGGCAAAGAGCTGCTGCGCCTGGCTGATCCCGAAAATACGGCCAGCCACATTTCCCTCAAGGGTATCCGCAACGGAACCCCCTACAATACCTATCTGCCGCTGCGCGAGCTGGATGGCCTCATCCTGCAGGATGGTGACCAGCTGACCTTCATGGCCGACAATCCGGGCAATACCCTGACCGTGCAGGTCCAGGGCGCGGTGCGCGGCGCACGCAGTTTCCCGGTGCGGCGCGGGGCACGCCTGGGCGAAGTGCTTCAGTTCATTGCCGTGGAACCGGGACGGGCCAATATCGAAGGCATCCACATCAAGCGCAAGAGCGTGGCTCAGCAACAGAAAAAGGCCATTGCCGACGGCCTGCGCCGCCTGGAGGAAAGCGCCCTCACGGCCTCTTCGTCCAGTTCGGAAGAAACGCAGATCCGCGCCAAGGAAGCGGAAATGATCAGCAAGTTTGTGGAGCGCGCCAAAACCGTGGAACCCGAGGGCATTGTGGTGCTGGGCAATGGCGACAAGGTGGGTGACCTGGCCCTGGAAGACGGGGACGTCATCGTCATACCCGCCAAAAGCGATGTGGTGCTTGTCAACGGCGAAGTCATGATGCCGCAGGCCATGCTCTGGGATGAGGACAAGGACCTGGACGACTACATCAAAGGGGCTGGCGGCTACAACAACCGGGCGGATCAGGAGCATGTGCTGGTCATGCACCAGAACGGCTCCGTATCCCACGATGCGGACGACATTCACGCCGGGGATCAGATCCTTGTGCTGCCGCGCGTGGAGTCCAAGAACATGCAGGCCGTCAAGGACGTTTCCACGGTGCTCATGCAGGTGGCAGTTTCGGCCGGAACAGTCCTGCGCCTGGCCACAGGGCTGTAG
- a CDS encoding DVU3141 family protein translates to MKKIVPILALMLAASLQGCLFGGEDATPPHQPGPVESFLINAAPGASTTLDDPQFGPQVQVLLEDLFTSATGEDCKRATVRSQHNEAEVVVICKDGKGVWRLAPRVWGQGLSNPAAGQGSSPDAPAQGQATPAAEPAAK, encoded by the coding sequence ATGAAAAAAATCGTGCCCATTCTGGCGCTTATGCTGGCAGCATCGCTTCAGGGCTGCCTTTTTGGCGGCGAGGATGCCACGCCGCCCCACCAGCCGGGACCGGTGGAAAGTTTTCTGATCAATGCCGCGCCCGGCGCCTCCACCACGCTGGATGACCCCCAGTTCGGCCCGCAGGTGCAGGTTCTTCTGGAAGACCTGTTTACCTCTGCCACCGGCGAGGACTGCAAGCGCGCCACCGTGCGCAGTCAGCACAACGAAGCCGAAGTGGTGGTGATCTGCAAGGATGGCAAGGGCGTCTGGCGTCTGGCACCCCGCGTCTGGGGGCAGGGTCTCAGCAATCCCGCCGCCGGGCAGGGCAGCTCGCCTGATGCACCGGCGCAGGGCCAGGCCACGCCAGCGGCAGAGCCGGCCGCAAAATAG
- a CDS encoding molybdopterin-binding protein, translated as MKVIDVREAVGTVLCHDITRIVPGESKGPVFRKGHVVREEDIPVLLDVGKEHLYVYEPAPGMVHENDAAARIAAAVCGANLSCSDPREGRINFSATCRGILEVDVPVLAAINSIGEITLATLHSMRLVEKGQDVAGTRVVPLMIDDARLRRMEALVSRPVIQVHPLSPASVGIVTTGSEIYNGRIKDAFGPVLRQKFADLGCTVLGQTFSSDDEAMTSGAIMDFVHQGADMVVVTGGMSVDPDDKTPASIRATGAEIVSYGAPVYPGAMFLLAFLPVAGRRVPVLGLPGCVMYHKASIFELTVPRLLAGLDILPGDIAAMGHGGFCASCPQCRYPICPFGK; from the coding sequence ATGAAGGTCATTGATGTACGCGAGGCCGTGGGTACGGTGCTCTGCCACGACATAACCCGCATTGTGCCGGGAGAAAGCAAGGGGCCGGTGTTCCGCAAGGGACATGTGGTGCGCGAAGAGGACATCCCCGTGCTGCTGGATGTGGGCAAGGAGCACCTCTACGTCTACGAACCTGCCCCTGGCATGGTGCACGAAAACGACGCGGCAGCCCGCATTGCCGCCGCCGTCTGCGGGGCCAACCTCAGCTGCAGTGACCCCAGGGAAGGTCGCATCAATTTTTCCGCCACCTGTCGCGGCATTCTTGAGGTGGATGTTCCCGTGCTTGCGGCCATCAACAGTATTGGCGAAATTACCCTGGCCACGCTCCATTCCATGCGCCTGGTGGAAAAGGGGCAGGATGTGGCGGGAACGCGGGTGGTTCCGCTCATGATCGATGATGCACGGCTGCGCCGCATGGAGGCGCTGGTCAGCCGGCCCGTCATCCAGGTGCATCCGCTGTCTCCGGCTTCCGTGGGCATTGTGACCACCGGCAGCGAAATCTACAACGGCCGCATCAAGGATGCCTTTGGTCCGGTGCTGCGCCAGAAGTTTGCCGACCTGGGCTGCACGGTGCTGGGGCAGACCTTCAGCAGCGATGACGAGGCCATGACCTCGGGGGCCATCATGGACTTTGTCCATCAGGGAGCGGACATGGTGGTGGTAACGGGGGGCATGTCCGTGGACCCGGACGACAAGACGCCCGCCTCCATCCGCGCCACGGGAGCGGAGATCGTCAGCTACGGTGCTCCGGTCTATCCCGGCGCCATGTTCCTGCTGGCCTTTCTGCCCGTTGCAGGCCGGCGTGTGCCCGTGCTGGGGCTGCCCGGCTGCGTCATGTATCACAAGGCCAGCATTTTCGAGCTGACCGTGCCGCGCCTGCTGGCCGGCCTGGACATTCTGCCGGGCGACATTGCCGCCATGGGGCACGGCGGATTCTGTGCGTCCTGCCCGCAGTGCCGCTACCCCATCTGTCCCTTTGGCAAATGA